One genomic region from Actinocatenispora thailandica encodes:
- a CDS encoding mandelate racemase/muconate lactonizing enzyme family protein, with protein MRISAVRAYPLRLTGREAYLGALPDGAHPAGDDYFTRPPWRSLYSRHFETVLVRVDTDEGATGWGEALAPVGPQIVAAAIDRLLAPALLGRDPTRVRPLWTMMSGLMRERGHLVGHQADALAAVDIALWDLTGQLTGRPVHALLGGAYREHVPSYVSGLPRPTDEQRAELAREWVDQGVRHVKLALGYGVAADLATFDAVAAVHPDLRVAIDAHWAYDLADAQRLGRGLDERGGWFLEAPLAPEDVTAHAELAADLVTPVAVGEALRNRYEFGDWLARRAVDLCQPDVARTGITEAMNIVGLAAAHHIPTAPHHSVGLGVALAAGIHVAAAVESLPAFEYQPGTVPMANRILTEPITGGPTGFAVPTGPGLGITVDTAAVEAATQQAAAVEAATRAATEELR; from the coding sequence ATGAGGATCAGCGCGGTGCGGGCCTACCCGCTTCGACTCACCGGTCGCGAGGCCTACCTGGGCGCCTTGCCCGACGGCGCCCATCCGGCCGGCGACGACTACTTCACCCGTCCGCCCTGGCGCAGCCTGTACTCGCGGCACTTCGAGACGGTGCTGGTGCGCGTCGACACCGACGAGGGCGCCACGGGCTGGGGCGAGGCACTCGCCCCGGTCGGGCCGCAGATCGTCGCCGCCGCGATCGACCGGCTGCTCGCGCCCGCCCTGCTCGGCCGGGACCCGACCCGAGTTCGTCCACTGTGGACGATGATGTCCGGGCTAATGCGGGAGCGCGGGCACCTGGTCGGCCACCAGGCCGACGCGCTCGCCGCGGTCGACATCGCACTGTGGGACCTCACCGGGCAGCTCACCGGGCGGCCGGTGCACGCGCTGCTCGGCGGGGCGTACCGGGAGCACGTGCCCAGCTACGTCTCCGGCCTGCCCCGACCCACCGACGAGCAGCGCGCCGAGCTCGCCCGCGAGTGGGTCGACCAGGGAGTGCGGCACGTCAAGCTGGCACTGGGGTACGGGGTCGCCGCCGACCTCGCCACCTTCGACGCGGTCGCCGCCGTACACCCCGACCTGCGGGTCGCCATCGACGCGCACTGGGCGTACGACCTCGCCGACGCGCAGCGCCTCGGCCGCGGGCTGGACGAGCGCGGCGGCTGGTTCCTGGAGGCGCCGCTCGCACCCGAGGACGTCACCGCGCACGCCGAGCTGGCCGCCGACCTGGTCACCCCGGTGGCGGTCGGCGAGGCGCTGCGCAACAGGTACGAGTTCGGTGACTGGCTGGCCCGGCGCGCGGTCGACCTGTGCCAGCCGGACGTCGCCCGGACCGGGATCACCGAGGCGATGAACATCGTGGGGCTGGCCGCCGCGCACCACATCCCGACCGCGCCGCACCACTCGGTCGGGCTCGGAGTGGCGCTCGCCGCCGGCATCCACGTCGCCGCCGCGGTCGAGTCACTGCCGGCCTTCGAGTACCAACCGGGCACCGTGCCGATGGCCAACCGGATCCTGACCGAACCGATCACCGGCGGCCCCACCGGCTTCGCGGTACCGACCGGACCCGGCCTGGGCATCACGGTCGACACCGCGGCGGTCGAGGCCGCCACCCAGCAGGCCGCGGCGGTCGAGGCCGCCACCCGTGCCGCAACCGAGGAGCTGCGTTGA
- a CDS encoding IclR family transcriptional regulator, producing the protein MATEVGNNQSVERAFAVLSAFTGGQPELRVSDVAKRAGLGLSTASRLLTTLESVGAVERDPVSGLYRLGLDLVTYAGIALNQNRVHRAARQLSQELAARLGLGANVAVRRGDTLCYLLNFEGAKARRNSVLIGAHNPLHATGLGKCLLSGLSPAQRRELLPADQLVGYTPHTLTDHQRLDAELDQLAAHGYTKEVEELAFSRACVAAPIRDQAGEVVAALSVSGPLSAIDLPQREDELSRAVVETADSISIALGYAGPHAAGASA; encoded by the coding sequence GTGGCGACCGAAGTTGGCAACAATCAGTCCGTGGAGCGGGCCTTCGCCGTGCTCTCGGCGTTCACCGGGGGGCAGCCCGAGCTGCGGGTCTCCGATGTCGCCAAGCGCGCTGGCCTCGGGCTGTCCACCGCGTCCCGGCTGCTGACCACGTTGGAGTCGGTCGGCGCGGTCGAGCGCGACCCGGTCTCCGGGCTGTACCGGCTGGGCCTGGACCTGGTCACCTACGCCGGCATCGCGCTCAACCAGAACCGGGTGCACCGGGCCGCCCGCCAGCTGTCCCAGGAACTCGCCGCCCGGCTCGGCCTCGGCGCGAACGTCGCGGTGCGGCGCGGCGACACGCTCTGCTACCTGCTCAACTTCGAGGGCGCGAAGGCCCGACGCAACTCGGTGCTGATCGGGGCGCACAACCCGCTGCACGCCACCGGGCTGGGCAAGTGCCTGCTGTCCGGGCTGAGCCCGGCGCAGCGGCGCGAGCTGCTGCCGGCCGACCAGCTCGTCGGCTACACCCCGCACACGCTCACCGACCATCAGCGCCTCGACGCGGAGCTCGACCAGCTCGCCGCGCACGGCTACACGAAGGAGGTCGAGGAGCTGGCGTTCAGCCGGGCCTGCGTGGCGGCACCGATCCGGGACCAGGCCGGCGAGGTGGTCGCCGCGCTGTCGGTGTCCGGCCCGCTGTCGGCGATCGATCTGCCGCAGCGCGAGGACGAGCTGTCCCGCGCCGTCGTGGAGACCGCCGACTCCATCAGCATCGCCCTCGGCTACGCCGGGCCGCACGCCGCGGGAGCCAGCGCATGA
- a CDS encoding carbohydrate ABC transporter permease → MSTVSRFRRERGDRLSNGMVGFLLTVPALLLLGGVVCYPLVSGLVTSLYKQSLVLPGRSFVGLDNFRSVLSGDFWPALGHTLVFTIGTTAASFLLGFGLALALDVGLRGRAVLRGLFLFPWVLPSVVVSFLWLWIFNANYGVLNGVLMKLHLIGDPVAWLGQPGTAMLAVIVAKTWNSFPWMMVMLLAGLQTVPRDLHEVAALDGAGAVRRFRAVTLPHLRPMIGMVLLLEMIWNFQHFDTIYVMTGGGPAGATTTFAVSVYDTAFKGFDLGSAGAIGALWMLILSVLVVGYVWLSERRSA, encoded by the coding sequence ATGAGTACCGTGAGCCGGTTCCGGCGCGAGCGCGGGGATCGGCTGTCCAACGGGATGGTCGGGTTCCTGCTGACCGTGCCGGCACTGCTGCTGCTCGGTGGGGTGGTCTGCTACCCGCTGGTCTCCGGCCTGGTGACCAGCCTCTACAAGCAGAGCCTGGTGCTGCCCGGCCGGTCGTTCGTCGGCCTGGACAACTTCCGGTCGGTGCTGTCCGGCGACTTCTGGCCGGCGCTCGGGCACACGCTGGTGTTCACCATCGGTACCACGGCGGCGTCGTTCCTGCTCGGTTTCGGCCTGGCGCTGGCGCTCGACGTCGGCCTGCGCGGCCGGGCGGTACTGCGGGGCCTGTTCCTGTTCCCGTGGGTGCTGCCCAGCGTCGTGGTCTCGTTCCTGTGGCTGTGGATCTTCAACGCGAACTACGGCGTGCTCAACGGCGTGCTGATGAAGCTGCACCTGATCGGCGACCCGGTCGCCTGGCTGGGTCAGCCCGGGACGGCGATGCTCGCGGTGATCGTGGCGAAGACCTGGAACAGCTTCCCGTGGATGATGGTGATGCTGCTGGCCGGGCTGCAGACGGTGCCGCGCGACCTGCACGAGGTCGCCGCGCTGGACGGCGCTGGCGCGGTGCGCCGGTTCCGGGCGGTGACCCTGCCGCACCTGCGGCCGATGATCGGCATGGTGCTGCTGCTGGAGATGATCTGGAACTTCCAGCACTTCGACACGATCTACGTGATGACCGGTGGCGGTCCGGCGGGTGCCACCACCACCTTCGCGGTCTCGGTGTACGACACCGCGTTCAAGGGGTTCGACCTGGGCAGTGCCGGTGCGATCGGCGCGCTGTGGATGTTGATCCTCAGCGTCCTGGTGGTCGGCTACGTCTGGCTCTCGGAAAGGCGGTCGGCATGA
- a CDS encoding carbohydrate ABC transporter permease: MTVATATPQRAATSKVAAGAARRRGRGGRVGAVVAIVVIGCFGLLPVYWLLVTAFSPTGDVFAFPPHLVPRHLTLSHFDNLLHTPKLLRYLLNSVLVSLITAALSVLVSAYCGYSFSKFRYAGRRSLMYLVLASQMFPQALLLITIYLVFSATGLLNSYLALVLSFTTFTLPLCIWMLKGFFDTIPDELIEAARVDGAPTRTIIHRIMMPIAAPGLIAAGLFAFIRGWNDFIFALTLAGPDRQTLPPGLVNTYVGEFQTAWPDLMAASLVTSLPVVIAFVVLQRHLVAGLASGAVKG; this comes from the coding sequence ATGACGGTGGCGACCGCGACGCCGCAGCGCGCGGCGACGAGCAAGGTGGCGGCCGGCGCGGCGCGGCGGCGCGGCCGGGGAGGTCGCGTCGGTGCGGTGGTCGCGATCGTGGTGATCGGCTGCTTCGGCCTGCTCCCGGTGTACTGGCTGCTGGTGACCGCGTTCAGCCCGACCGGCGACGTGTTCGCGTTCCCGCCGCACCTGGTGCCCCGGCACCTGACGCTGTCGCACTTCGACAACCTGCTGCACACCCCGAAGCTGCTGCGCTACCTGCTCAACAGCGTGCTGGTGTCGCTGATCACCGCCGCGCTGTCGGTGCTCGTCTCCGCCTACTGCGGCTACTCGTTCTCCAAGTTCCGCTACGCCGGCCGCCGGTCGTTGATGTACCTGGTACTCGCCTCGCAGATGTTCCCGCAGGCGCTGCTGCTGATCACGATCTACCTGGTGTTCAGCGCGACCGGGCTGCTCAACAGCTATCTCGCGCTGGTGCTGTCGTTCACCACGTTCACCCTGCCGCTGTGCATCTGGATGCTGAAGGGGTTCTTCGACACCATTCCCGACGAGCTGATCGAGGCCGCCCGGGTGGACGGCGCGCCCACCCGGACGATCATCCACCGGATCATGATGCCGATCGCGGCACCGGGCCTGATCGCGGCCGGCCTGTTCGCGTTCATTCGCGGCTGGAACGACTTCATCTTCGCGCTCACCCTGGCCGGGCCGGACCGGCAGACGTTGCCGCCCGGGTTGGTCAACACCTATGTCGGCGAGTTCCAGACCGCCTGGCCGGACCTGATGGCCGCGTCGCTGGTGACCTCGCTCCCCGTCGTCATCGCCTTCGTCGTACTGCAACGCCACCTCGTCGCGGGTCTGGCCAGCGGTGCGGTGAAGGGCTAA